In one Myripristis murdjan chromosome 5, fMyrMur1.1, whole genome shotgun sequence genomic region, the following are encoded:
- the LOC115359527 gene encoding PAK4-inhibitor inka2-like codes for MLCLGHSNDCLRDHMQYMRRSLQDMKQISRPRPLSEPCARSLAMTQLCQHKVQQARLTRLRISEASEASTYDSACCLASPLEEEEDEQGHERLAQGSPSSEKSLDFDSGYSEASWQDEGVVLRRTRNVRVSSSACLRTNRGPSGRIRPKSTSDACLERWTSFEASDPEDWTTSLLSRSRNRQPLVLGDNSFADLIKNWMDLPECPEPAELKPSAGRRLAKDLLVNMRRKLAGMSKSVEVRPRPADSIKVSRVAEASKRMSCPVGFQVLKPFFHQSHTGLHEMDTDFYRFTALMKTGSRQPIICNDIIGYI; via the exons ATG CTGTGTCTGGGGCATTCTAACGACTGCCTCCGAGACCACATGCAGTACATGAGGAGATCCCTGCAAGACATGAAGCAGATAAGCAGACCGAGGCCACTGAGTGAACCGTGTGCTCGCTCCCTTGCCATGACACAGCTCTGCCAGCACAAAGTGCAGCAAGCGCGGCTCACACGTCTACGTATTTCTGAGGCCAGTGAAGCCAGCACCTACGACTCTGCCTGCTGCCTGGCCAGccccctggaggaggaggaagacgagcaAGGCCATGAACGGCTGGCACAGGGTTCCCCCAGCAGTGAAAAGAGTTTGGACTTTGACTCAGGGTACTCCGAGGCCTCTTGGCAGGACGAGGGTGTGGTGCTTAGGAGAACCAGGAATGTGCGAGTCTCCTCTTCTGCCTGCCTCCGCACCAACAGGGGACCTTCTGGGCGTATTCGGCCCAAATCCACCTCGGACGCTTGTCTGGAGCGCTGGACCTCATTTGAGGCCAGTGACCCAGAGGACTGGACAACATCACTGCTGAGCCGCAGCAGGAACAGACAACCCCTGGTTCTGGGGGACAACAGCTTTGCTGATTTGATAAAGAACTGGATGGACCTTCCTGAATGTCCTGAACCAGCAGAACTGAAGCCCAGTGCAGGCCGGCGCCTTGCCAAGGACCTTTTGGTCAACATGCGCAGGAAACTGGCAGGGATGTCAAAAAGTGTAGAGGTGAGGCCAAGGCCAGCAGACTCCATAAAGGTCAGCAGGGTTGCAGAGGCTTCCAAACGCATGTCCTGTCCTGTGGGTTTCCAGGTTCTGAAACCGTTCTTTCACCAGtcacacacaggcctgcacGAAATGGACACTGACTTCTATCGGTTCACAGCACTCATGAAGACAGGCAGCCGACAACCTATCATATGCAATGACATCATTGGATACATCTGA